AGGAAGCCGCCGAAGCTGGCCAGGTTGGCGAGCGAGAAGGAGGGAGGCAGGCCGCTGGTGCTGTACTTGGTGCCCACCAGGCCCGAGCCCGTGCCCAGCGGCGTGCCCACCTGGTAGCCGCTGTGCACGTTCAACCCGAAGTCCTGCTTGCGGTCCAGGTTGACCTCCATGATGACCGCCTCGACGAACACCTGGCGCCGGGGCTTGTCCAGCTCGCGGATGACGCGCACGAGGCTGCGGTAGTCGCTCTGGCTGGCGATGATGACGAGCGAGTTGGTGCCCTTGTCCGCGGAGATCTTCACCTCGCCGGAGAAGAGCTCGGCGGCGCCGCCCGAGCCCGGCTGACGGGGCGCGCCCGGCACTCCCGGCACGGGAACGGGCGAGCGCGGCCGGTTGCCGGTGCCCTGGGAGAGCGTCTGCAGGGTGCTGGCGATCTCCTCCGAGTTGGCGTTCTCCAGCGGGTAGACGTTGATGCGCTCGGTGCCGGCGGTGGGGATGTCCAGCTCGCGCACCAGGCTCTGGATGCGCTCGAAGGCCGCGGGGCTGGCCACGACGATGAGCTTGTTGGTGCGCTCATCCGGAATCATCTGCGAGAACGTCACCGGGCCGCTGGTCGAGTCGCCGCCCGGGCCGCTCGCGGGCATCGTCTCGCCCATCGAGCCTCCCGGCGGGGTCATCACCGCGGGGGCGCCGCGCGGGGTGCGGCCTTGCGGCATGCCCGGGTTGGGGTTGCCGCCCTTCTGCTCGAAGAGCTTCTGCACCGTGGCGGCCACGTCCTGGGCGGTGGCGTACTGCACCTGGATGATGCGCACCTCGTCGCTGGCCGAGCGCGTGTCGAGCTGCTCGATGATGCGCTCGAGGCGGCGCACGTTGGAGCCCACGTCGTTGATGATGACGATGTCCGGCGGGTACGGGATGGTGTCGCCGTCCTTGGACACGAGCTGCTGGAGCACGCCGCGCAGGGGCTCCACTTCCACGTTCTTGATGCGGAACAGCTTGGTGATCATCTGCTCGTTGGTCGTGTACGCGCCCTCATCGTCCATGAGCGTGGGGATGGGGTTCTGCTTGGCGGCGCGCTTGTCCACGATCTTCAGGAAGCGCCCGTGCTGGTAGACGGCCAGGCCGTTGGCGTCGAGCGCCGCGAGGAACGCCGCGTAGAACTGGTCCGCGTCCACCTCCACGCGCCCGTTCTCCGGGCCGAGGATGGAGATCTTCCCGCGCACGTTCTCCGGGAGGATGAACGTGCGGCACGTCGCGTCCGACACCGTCTGCACCAGCTTCTCGATGTCCACCTTGTCGAAGTAGATGTTGTAGCGGGCGCGGCGGCGCACCTCCTCGCACGTGGGCGTGGGCCTCACGGTCGTGCCATTCCCCTCGGGGTTGGTGCCCTGCGGGGTGATCTGCCGATCGGCGGAGCCGGGAGTGGTGGGGCGCTGGGCCAGGGCGGGCGAGGCCATCGCCAGGGACAGCAGGAGCAACCAGGACGGAAGCGTCTTCATGGAAGGGCGGGGTACGGCACGGCGGGGTTAGCGAATGGTGTAGTTCTTGCGGATGCTCGAGCCGTTGCGCTCCAGCTCGATTTCGATCCGCGAGGCTTCCTTCAGCTTGGTGTAGACCTCGAGGGCCTTCTCCGGGCTGTTGAGTTCGAAGCCGTTGATGCGCTTGATGACGTCGCCGTTCTGGACGCCAATCTTCGAGTAGATGGAGTCGGGGCGGATGGAGAAGAGCTTGAAGCCCTGCGCCTGACCGTCCTTGAAGGCCGGCACGATGCGCGCCTGCATGGCCACGTCGTTGAGGTTGGCCAGCGTGCGATCGATCTCCGTGCGGGGAATCTCGTAGTCGTTCTCGCCGGTGGCGCGGATGCCGTTGCCGAGGCCGGCGTTGGGCGTCTGCACGGGCGTGTTGGTGGGCAGCGGCGGCGGCGTGTACGTGGCCACGGCGCCATCGCCCGGCTGGCCGTCGATGTACTCCTTGCGCCCGTTGTTGAGGACGATGACGCGCAGCCGCTCGATGTCGATGACCTGGGCGCTGCTGCTCTCGATGGTGTCACCCACCATATAGGTGTAGGAGCGCTGGTTGTTCATGTCCTGGATGGACGCCACGCTCCACAGCTTGTCGCTGGCCACCAGCGTGCCCAGCAGCTTCACCCGCAGGTTGCTCTTGACGGGCGCGGCGTTGGGATCCGCCACGGGCTGGGTGGGCTCGGCCACCACGGGGTCGGGCTCGGGAATCTTCACGCCCGTCAGCTCCGACATGCGCCGGATGTCCAACGAGGCCAGCATCTCGGTGGGCCGGGCCTTCTGCCGTGCCGCCACCTCACCCGAGGGCAGGGGCGTCAGGGCCGACTCGACGAACAGGTTCACCGTCTTCGCCGCCAGCAGCGCGACGAGCAGGATGAACACCAGGTTCACCGTCCAGAAGTACTTGCGGAAGAGGAGTTCCATCACACGTCCAGAGAAGGCCTGCCCGGGATTGAGCAAGTGGGGTGCCATCCACATCGGGGAGCGGGCAACCCGAGCCTTACAGCCAAGGTCTTGAAATCATTCCGGAATAACTCGTCCGGCTGACACGGGCGGTCCGGGCTTCCGGGGCGCGAGACAAAATGTCAACGCGGCGGGAGGCGGCTTGACGCCCTGTCACTCGTCCGGGAGCGGGCCGGGACCGTCGCCGGTGGAGGGGCTGCCGGAGGCCTCGCGCTCGAGCTTGCGGTAGATGGTGCGCGCGGCGATGCCCAGCAGGCGGGCGGCGAGGGTCTTGTCGCCCTTGGTGTGCCGCAGGGTCTCGTGGATGACCCGGCGCTCGATCTCCTCCATGGGGGTGCCGATGGGGATGACGAGTTGTCCGGCGGAGCCCACGGGGCCCTTGCGCACCGTCTCCGGCAGGTCGCCCACCTCGAGGATGTCGCCGCGGGCGAGCACCACGGCGCGCTCCACCGCGTGCTCCAGCTCGCGCACGTTGCCCGGCCAGGCGTAGTTCTCCAGGGCGGAGAGGGCATCGGGGGAGAAGCCCCGGAGCACCTTGCCGTTCTTGCTCGCGAAGCGGCGCAGGAAGGCGTCGGCGAGCAGGGGGATGTCCTCGCGGCGCGAGGCGAGCGCCGGCACGCGCACCTCCACCACGTGCAGGCGGTAGTAGAGGTCCTCGCGGAAGCGCCCCTCGGCCACCTCGCGCACCAGGTCCTTGTTGGTGGCGGCCACGATGCGCACGTCCACCCGCACGGTCTGCGTGCCGCCCAGGCGCTCGAGCTCCCCTTCCTGGAGCACGCGCAGGAGCTTCACCTGGGCGCTCAAGGGCATCTCCCCCACCTCGTCGAGGAAGAGGGTGCCCCCGTGGGCGCGCTCGAAGCGGCCCTCGCGGCGGCTCACCGCGCCGGTGAAGGCACCGCGCTCCACGCCGAACAGCTCCGCCTCGAGGATGCTCTCGGGCAGGGCGCCGCAGTTGATGGCGACGAAGGGGCCCTTGGCGCGCTGGGACTGCTCGTGGAGCGCCCGCGCCGCCAGCTCCTTGCCGGTGCCGGACTCGCCCAGCAGGAGCACGGTGGCGGTGGAGGGGGCCGCCTGGCGCAGGGTGTCCATCATCGCCCGGAACGCGGGGGACTGGCCCACCATGGCGCGTCCGCCGGGGCCGCTCATCTCCGCGAGCTTCGCCTTGAGGACGCGGTTCTCCGCCGCCAGGTCGTGCTTCTCCAGCGCCTTCTGCACCGCCTTCACCAGGGCATGGCGCTTGAGCGGCTTGGTGATGAAGTCGTAGGCGCCGTCCTTCATGGCGGCCACCGCCGTCTCCACCGTGCCGTAGGCCGTCATCAACACCACCTCCACGTCCGGGCGGATGGTGCGCGCGGCCTTGAGCAGCTCCTGCCCGTCCATGCCGGGCATCATCAAGTCCGTCACCATGACGCTCACCTCGGGCCGGCGCAGCCGCTCGAGCGCCTCGGCGCCCTGGCTGGCGGTGAGCGTCTCCAGTCCCTCGCGCTGGAAGATGCGCGCGACGGAGTCCAGGTTGGCCCGGTCGTCATCGACGATCAAAACGGTGGGGGCGGGAGGGGTCGTCATGGTGGGCGCGGTCTTGCAATCCCTATTCCGCTTCCTCGCTCCCCAACAGGGGTCCGCTCATGCGGCCGAGGTCCTCGCGGTTGACCTTGTCCAGGTTGAACTTGCGGGCGCTGGAGATCATCCGGGTGAGGGTGGGCTCGAACTCGACGGGGCCGTCCTTCTTGAAGCGCAGGAAGTTGATGCGCGCCACGACGAAGTTCTTGAGGTAGGGGCTCTGCAGGCCGCGCGCCTTGAGGGCGTCCACCACGCCGGCCACGGTGTCGTCCAGCTCGAGCAGCCGGTCCGCGCGCGCCTCGCGCACCGCGAGCGCCTCGGCCAGGGGCAGGGGGAGGAAGGCCTCGGCGCGCTTGATGAAGGGGTGGTAGGCGCCGCCGGAGAAGCGCGGCCGTTTCTCGTACGCGGCCCCGAGCGTGAGGAAGGCGGGCTCCTCGAAGAGGTGGGCGAAGTCCGCCTCGCGCCCGGCGCGCGCGCCGGTGAGGCCCCGGTGCATGCGGATGACCTCCAGGGAGCGCTCCTTGAGGTTGTGCGCCTTCTCGGTGTTGAGGGCGAGGATCTGATAGGCCACGTCCTCCTCGGGCAGCACCAGGGCCATGATGGCCTTGCCTCCCAGCAGCTTGGAGGCCTGGAGCCGGTGGTTGCCGTTGGGCGTCCAGTACCGGCCCTCCTTGCGGATGGCGATGATGGGATCCAGGAACCGGTCCAACCGCTCCATCGCCGAGGCGAGCCGCTTGACGTGGGGCTCGGACACGTCGCGCTGGTAGGGGGTGGGCTCCACCTTGTCGATCGGCAGGGCGGCGAACACCACGGTGTGCGCCCCGAGCGGATCCCGATAGAGGCCGACCACCTGGCCGCCGTCGGCGAGGATGCCCTGCACCAGCTCCGTCTCGGGGGCGTGCGCCTCGCTCACCACCTCGGCGGGCGAGAGGCCCTTGGAGGCGGGCTCGGCCTTCTTGCGGCGGGGCCGGCGGGTCGTGGTGGACGCACTGGCGGTCTTCTTGCGCGGCGACTTCGCGGCCATGGATGCCCCTCGAGCGGAAAACCCGCGGCATGCTTCCGCATCACGCGCGGGGAGTCATTCCCTGGTTTGTCCACTCGGACGTCCCGATGCCATGACGGGGTGCGTCAAGCGGGGTGGGTGGGGGTCTTCTCCACGCTGGGGGGGCGGGCACGGGGGGAGTAAGATGCGCGCCGCCATGCCTCCCAACCGTCGCGACCCCTCTCGCCATCCGTCCACCACCTCCGCCCGGGCCCGGCCTCCCGTCGAGGAGAACGAGGAGGTGGAGGAGCAGGAGGGGGACGCGCCGCCCGAGGGCGACGAGGGGTCCTTCGACGAGGAGCAGGCCTTCCAGGAGGAGGACGACAATCCGGACGCCACGCGGGCCGGGCCGCCCCTGACGCTGGAGATCATCGAGGGGCCGGATCGGGGCCGGCGCAAGCGCTTCCAGGGCGTGCGCATGGTCATCGGCCGGGGCGTGGACTGCGAGCTGACGCTCGGGGATCAGTCCGTGTCGCGCCGCCACGTGGAGCTGGTGTACGGCGGCGAGACGGGGGTGATGTTGCGCGACCTGGTCAGCGGCAACGGCACCCGGGTGAATGACGAGCGCGTGGAGGAGGTGCGCCTCAACCACGACGACGTCATCACCATTGGCCGCACCAGCATCCGCTTCGTCGACGAGCTGGAGCGCGTCCGGCGCAAGCGCCAGGAGGAAGAGGAGGCCGAGCGCAAGGAGAAGGAGGAGGCCGAGCGCCTGGCGCTCGAGGAGGAGGAGGCCCGGAAGAAGGCCGAGGAGGAGGCGGAAGCGGCGAAGAAGAAGGCCGAGGAGGAGGCGGAAGCGGCGAAGAAGAAGGCCGAGGAGGAAGCGGCCAAGGCGCTCCCCCCGAAGCCGCCCCCGCGCGACCCCTTGCGGCTGATGGTCGCGGGCGTGCTCGTGCTGGTGCTCGCGCTCATTGGCGGCGGGGTGCTCTTCTTCAAGAAGGACTCCTCGGAGCCCGCCCCCCTCACGCCCAAGCAGCTGCGCGCCCAGACCCTGTTGCAGGAGGCGCGCAACTCCTTCCGGCGCGGCGACTACGCGGAGGCGGTGGACCTGGCCGAGCAGGCCGACGGGCTCGTCCCGGGCATGGACGCGGAGAACTTCCTGGCGGCCGCTCGCAAGGAGCTGTCCATCGTGAAGGCCTTCGAGGAGGTGCGCGCGCTCATGGGCTCCTTCGACTTCGCCAAGGCGCGCGAGCTGCTCACGTCGACGCCCCCGGGCACCGCGGCGAAGACCGCGGAGGCGCGGGTGAAGCTCGAGGACGAGCTGACCAAGGCCGAGCTGGCCTACCAGGTGAAGCAGGTGGAGGCCGCGCTGGATGCCCGGGACGTGACCACGGCGCACATGCTCATCTCCCGGTTGCCCGCGGATCGTCAGCCGCCTTACCTGGCCCGGGTGGCGGAGCTGGAGTCGGTGCTCGCCCAGGAGGCCGTGGACGCGGAGCTCCAGGAGAACAACCGTCGGGCCGCCGCCGCCCGTCAGGCCCAGGCCCAGCGCGAGGCGTTCGTCGTCGCCGCCCTCAGCCCCGTGCAGCAGCGCTTCGACGCGGGGGACTACGCGCGCGCGGTGCTCGAGTGTGACCGGGTCATCGAGCAGTACGCGGCCGACAAGGAGATCCGCGAGCGCGCCCGGCTGCTCAAGAAGCTCATCCCCCAGTTCGCCCGCTTCTACGAGGATGCCCAGCGCAAGGTGAGCTCCAACGCGCTGGAGTCCGCGGCGCGCCCCCTGCGCTCGGCGGCGGACCTCTACCGGCAGATCGGCTTCAAGGGCGCCGTGGGGGACACGATCCGCGGTCAGCTCGTGCAGTCCTCGGTGGTCGCGGGCAAGGCGGCCCTGGCGCGCAACGATCTGCCCGGCGCGGCCGGCTTCTTCCAGGAAGCCGTGCGCATCAACCCGGAGGATCCCCGGGCCCGGGACGGACAGGCGGCCCTGCAGACGCGGCTGGAGACCGTCTACCGGCAGGCCTACATGCAGCGGGATCGGGATCCCGAGCGCTCCCTGGAGACGTTCCGGATGATCGCCGAGCTGGCCGCCGAGGGCTCGGTGCTGAAGATCCAGGCCGAGGAGCAACTTCAGGCGACGGCCCCGTAGTCAGGTGCGCTAGGGTCGCGCGCCAGCGCGGAGGAGCCAGATGAACGAGTCATCGTTGCGGGAACTGGGGTGGGATCTGCTGGAGGATCGGCAGTTCGAGCGGGCACTGGCGGTGTTCGCCGAGTCGGTGCGCCGGGTGCCCGCGGATCACCGCTCGCGGATGATGGCGGCGCGCTGCCTGGCGGAGCTGGGCGAGCGCGAGCGCGCCGTCACCGTGTACCACGCGTGCGCCGAGGGCCTGTTGCGGCGCGACTACCTGCTGTCCGCCATGGCGGCGTGCAAGCTGGGACTGGAGCTGGCGCCCCAGGAGCGGCGCCTGCGCGACACGCTGGTGCGGCTGCATGCACGCGCCTCGCGCAGCGCGGCCGGGCGCGCCTCGGTGCCGCCACCGCTGCCGCCCGAGACGCTCTATGACGGCAAGGTGGAGACGGACCTGATGGGCATGGTGGGCGAGGAGCTGAGCGACCGCGCCATCGAGGTGCTCGCCGCGCCGGACCCCGGCGGCAGCGCCAACCCGGCGGACCGGCCCCCCCTGCCGCTCTTCGCCGAGCTGGACCTGGAGGCCTTCATCGACCTGGTCACGCGCATGAGCTACCGCTCCATCAAGGCCGACGAGGTGGTGAGCGCCGAGAACGACAGCCCCGACCGGTTGTACGTCATCGTCGCCGGCAAGGCGGAGGTGACGCGGCAGGTGGGTGAGGAGGCCCGGACGCTGGGCTTCCTCGGGGGCGGCTCCATCTTCGGCGAGCTGTCGCTGCTCACCGGCGCGCCCTCCACGGCCACCGTGACGGCCGTGGTGGACATGGAGGTCTTCGAGGTGCGCCGCGAGCACCTCAACGCGGTGGCCAAGAGCCACCCCTCGGTGCCGCAGGTGCTGGCGCAGTTCGCGCACAAGCGCATGGAGCGCAACCTCATCGCCACCTCGCCCCTGTTCCAGCCCATGCCCGAGTCCGAGCGCGCCGCGCTCCTGCAGCGCTTCGACTTCCGCGCCTTGCCGCCCGGGGAGAAGGTGCTGGTGGAGGGTGAGCACTCCCCGGGCCTCTTCCTCGTGCTGGCGGGTGAGCTGGTGGTGCAGAAGGAGGACCCCGCGGGCGGCATCGTGCGCCTGGGCGTGCTGCGCGAGGGCGAGGTGGCCGGGGAGATCTCCCTGCTCACGGGCCTGCGCGCCACGGCCACCGTGGTGTCCGCGCGCAAGACGGCCGCCGCCTTCCTCGCGCGCGCGGCCTTCCATGATCTGGTGAAGCAGTACCCGCACATCCAGAAGTACCTCGAGCAGCTGTCCGACCGCCGGCTCAAGCAGATCGGCGAGGCGCTGCGGCCCGCGGAGATCCTCGACGCGGACGAGCTGCTGGAAGTGGATGCGCCGGGCACCGGGAGCGTGGG
Above is a window of Cystobacter fuscus DNA encoding:
- a CDS encoding cyclic nucleotide-binding domain-containing protein, with the protein product MNESSLRELGWDLLEDRQFERALAVFAESVRRVPADHRSRMMAARCLAELGERERAVTVYHACAEGLLRRDYLLSAMAACKLGLELAPQERRLRDTLVRLHARASRSAAGRASVPPPLPPETLYDGKVETDLMGMVGEELSDRAIEVLAAPDPGGSANPADRPPLPLFAELDLEAFIDLVTRMSYRSIKADEVVSAENDSPDRLYVIVAGKAEVTRQVGEEARTLGFLGGGSIFGELSLLTGAPSTATVTAVVDMEVFEVRREHLNAVAKSHPSVPQVLAQFAHKRMERNLIATSPLFQPMPESERAALLQRFDFRALPPGEKVLVEGEHSPGLFLVLAGELVVQKEDPAGGIVRLGVLREGEVAGEISLLTGLRATATVVSARKTAAAFLARAAFHDLVKQYPHIQKYLEQLSDRRLKQIGEALRPAEILDADELLEVDAPGTGSVG
- a CDS encoding sigma-54-dependent transcriptional regulator, which encodes MTTPPAPTVLIVDDDRANLDSVARIFQREGLETLTASQGAEALERLRRPEVSVMVTDLMMPGMDGQELLKAARTIRPDVEVVLMTAYGTVETAVAAMKDGAYDFITKPLKRHALVKAVQKALEKHDLAAENRVLKAKLAEMSGPGGRAMVGQSPAFRAMMDTLRQAAPSTATVLLLGESGTGKELAARALHEQSQRAKGPFVAINCGALPESILEAELFGVERGAFTGAVSRREGRFERAHGGTLFLDEVGEMPLSAQVKLLRVLQEGELERLGGTQTVRVDVRIVAATNKDLVREVAEGRFREDLYYRLHVVEVRVPALASRREDIPLLADAFLRRFASKNGKVLRGFSPDALSALENYAWPGNVRELEHAVERAVVLARGDILEVGDLPETVRKGPVGSAGQLVIPIGTPMEEIERRVIHETLRHTKGDKTLAARLLGIAARTIYRKLEREASGSPSTGDGPGPLPDE
- the gspC gene encoding type II secretion system protein GspC; this encodes MELLFRKYFWTVNLVFILLVALLAAKTVNLFVESALTPLPSGEVAARQKARPTEMLASLDIRRMSELTGVKIPEPDPVVAEPTQPVADPNAAPVKSNLRVKLLGTLVASDKLWSVASIQDMNNQRSYTYMVGDTIESSSAQVIDIERLRVIVLNNGRKEYIDGQPGDGAVATYTPPPLPTNTPVQTPNAGLGNGIRATGENDYEIPRTEIDRTLANLNDVAMQARIVPAFKDGQAQGFKLFSIRPDSIYSKIGVQNGDVIKRINGFELNSPEKALEVYTKLKEASRIEIELERNGSSIRKNYTIR
- the gspD gene encoding type II secretion system secretin GspD, yielding MKTLPSWLLLLSLAMASPALAQRPTTPGSADRQITPQGTNPEGNGTTVRPTPTCEEVRRRARYNIYFDKVDIEKLVQTVSDATCRTFILPENVRGKISILGPENGRVEVDADQFYAAFLAALDANGLAVYQHGRFLKIVDKRAAKQNPIPTLMDDEGAYTTNEQMITKLFRIKNVEVEPLRGVLQQLVSKDGDTIPYPPDIVIINDVGSNVRRLERIIEQLDTRSASDEVRIIQVQYATAQDVAATVQKLFEQKGGNPNPGMPQGRTPRGAPAVMTPPGGSMGETMPASGPGGDSTSGPVTFSQMIPDERTNKLIVVASPAAFERIQSLVRELDIPTAGTERINVYPLENANSEEIASTLQTLSQGTGNRPRSPVPVPGVPGAPRQPGSGGAAELFSGEVKISADKGTNSLVIIASQSDYRSLVRVIRELDKPRRQVFVEAVIMEVNLDRKQDFGLNVHSGYQVGTPLGTGSGLVGTKYSTSGLPPSFSLANLASFGGFLAGLQGPVIPELKALGIDIPAFGIVLHAFQQSSDVNVLSTPHLLTSDNEEAEITVGQNVPFQSGFSPSSLGTTGTTTGTGNPVNSLLGSLGGLSSLYAPITRQNVELKLTIKPQINESDFIRMAITEQTEEIASTDAVLGPTTSKRSAKTTVVAKDQETVVIGGIMQERTIETVAKVPILGDVPLLGHLFRSTNKSKTKTNLLLFLTPYIIREQSDFRRIFERKMQERQQFVEQFYGQVAGYDVPVDFERKSGPLGRMRRTVLTEEQKAENGGPGMPGERVLRPANSTPAPSSTPAPAGSAVAPGEVSPGARGLQTPATTETPEVRPPSAPPPEDPERLRIQPDTGNQE
- a CDS encoding FHA domain-containing protein, producing MPPNRRDPSRHPSTTSARARPPVEENEEVEEQEGDAPPEGDEGSFDEEQAFQEEDDNPDATRAGPPLTLEIIEGPDRGRRKRFQGVRMVIGRGVDCELTLGDQSVSRRHVELVYGGETGVMLRDLVSGNGTRVNDERVEEVRLNHDDVITIGRTSIRFVDELERVRRKRQEEEEAERKEKEEAERLALEEEEARKKAEEEAEAAKKKAEEEAEAAKKKAEEEAAKALPPKPPPRDPLRLMVAGVLVLVLALIGGGVLFFKKDSSEPAPLTPKQLRAQTLLQEARNSFRRGDYAEAVDLAEQADGLVPGMDAENFLAAARKELSIVKAFEEVRALMGSFDFAKARELLTSTPPGTAAKTAEARVKLEDELTKAELAYQVKQVEAALDARDVTTAHMLISRLPADRQPPYLARVAELESVLAQEAVDAELQENNRRAAAARQAQAQREAFVVAALSPVQQRFDAGDYARAVLECDRVIEQYAADKEIRERARLLKKLIPQFARFYEDAQRKVSSNALESAARPLRSAADLYRQIGFKGAVGDTIRGQLVQSSVVAGKAALARNDLPGAAGFFQEAVRINPEDPRARDGQAALQTRLETVYRQAYMQRDRDPERSLETFRMIAELAAEGSVLKIQAEEQLQATAP
- a CDS encoding ParB/RepB/Spo0J family partition protein: MAAKSPRKKTASASTTTRRPRRKKAEPASKGLSPAEVVSEAHAPETELVQGILADGGQVVGLYRDPLGAHTVVFAALPIDKVEPTPYQRDVSEPHVKRLASAMERLDRFLDPIIAIRKEGRYWTPNGNHRLQASKLLGGKAIMALVLPEEDVAYQILALNTEKAHNLKERSLEVIRMHRGLTGARAGREADFAHLFEEPAFLTLGAAYEKRPRFSGGAYHPFIKRAEAFLPLPLAEALAVREARADRLLELDDTVAGVVDALKARGLQSPYLKNFVVARINFLRFKKDGPVEFEPTLTRMISSARKFNLDKVNREDLGRMSGPLLGSEEAE